In the genome of Streptomyces collinus, one region contains:
- a CDS encoding MDR family MFS transporter, producing MTDTTETPAADAGEKQPRSVRVVLLALMIAMMLAMLDNMIIGTAMPTIVGELGGLEHLSWVVTAYTLATAASTPLWGKLGDMYGRKGTFLSSIVLFLIGSALSGMAQNMGELIGFRAVQGLGAGGLMVGVMAIIGDLIPPRERGKYQGMMAGVMALAMIGGPLVGGTITDNWGWRWAFYINLPLGAVALVAVSAVLHLPKKRSKARIDYLGAALLTVGITAIVLVTTWGGTEYAWGSARIMELIGIGVAALVGFVFWQTRAAEPVVPLHIFRSRNFTLMSVIGFITGFVMFGATLFLPLYQQSVQGASATNSGLLLLPMLGAMLVTSMVAGRVTTNTGKYKVFPVVGSALMIVGLYLLSTMDTGTSRLTSGVFMAVVGLGMGCLMQITMLVAQNSVEMKDMGVASSSTTLFRTLGSSFGVAIMGALFNNRVQDVMSERAGALGSKVTEQSAQLDAKSLEKLPVLAREAYQHAVSAGTHSAFLLGAVVAVVALVAAVFVKEVPLRGAGPKEDGKPDAPAAQPPVVETV from the coding sequence ATGACGGACACGACGGAGACACCGGCGGCCGACGCCGGGGAGAAACAGCCCAGAAGCGTGCGGGTGGTGCTGCTCGCGCTGATGATCGCCATGATGCTCGCGATGCTCGACAACATGATCATCGGTACGGCGATGCCGACGATCGTCGGTGAGCTGGGCGGGCTCGAACACCTCTCCTGGGTCGTCACCGCCTACACGCTCGCGACCGCTGCCTCCACTCCGCTGTGGGGCAAGCTCGGCGACATGTACGGCCGCAAGGGCACGTTCCTGTCGTCCATCGTCCTCTTCCTCATCGGCTCCGCGCTCAGCGGCATGGCCCAGAACATGGGCGAACTGATCGGCTTCCGCGCCGTGCAGGGCCTCGGCGCCGGCGGTCTGATGGTCGGCGTCATGGCGATCATCGGCGACCTGATACCGCCCCGGGAGCGCGGCAAGTACCAGGGCATGATGGCCGGCGTCATGGCGCTGGCGATGATCGGCGGTCCGCTGGTCGGCGGCACCATCACCGACAACTGGGGCTGGCGCTGGGCCTTCTACATCAACCTGCCGCTCGGCGCGGTCGCGCTGGTCGCCGTCAGTGCGGTGCTGCACCTGCCGAAGAAGCGCTCCAAGGCGCGGATCGACTACCTGGGGGCCGCGCTGCTGACCGTCGGCATCACCGCGATCGTGCTCGTGACGACCTGGGGCGGCACCGAGTACGCCTGGGGCTCCGCGCGGATCATGGAGCTGATCGGCATCGGGGTCGCCGCCCTGGTCGGGTTTGTGTTCTGGCAGACCAGGGCCGCCGAGCCGGTGGTGCCGCTGCACATCTTCCGCAGCCGCAACTTCACGCTGATGTCGGTCATCGGCTTCATCACCGGCTTCGTGATGTTCGGCGCCACGCTCTTCCTGCCGCTCTACCAGCAGTCCGTGCAGGGCGCCTCCGCGACCAACTCCGGGCTGCTGCTCCTGCCGATGCTCGGCGCGATGCTGGTGACCTCGATGGTCGCCGGGCGGGTGACCACGAACACCGGCAAGTACAAGGTCTTCCCGGTCGTCGGCAGCGCGCTGATGATCGTCGGGCTGTATCTGCTCTCCACCATGGACACCGGGACCTCCCGTCTGACGTCCGGTGTCTTCATGGCCGTGGTCGGACTCGGCATGGGCTGCCTGATGCAGATCACCATGCTGGTCGCGCAGAACAGCGTGGAGATGAAGGACATGGGCGTCGCGTCCTCGTCGACCACCCTGTTCCGCACGCTCGGCTCCTCCTTCGGCGTCGCGATCATGGGCGCTCTGTTCAACAACCGCGTCCAGGACGTCATGAGCGAGCGGGCCGGGGCGCTGGGCTCCAAGGTGACCGAGCAGTCGGCCCAGCTCGACGCGAAGAGCCTGGAGAAGCTGCCGGTGCTGGCCAGGGAGGCGTACCAGCACGCGGTCTCCGCCGGCACCCACTCGGCGTTCCTGCTGGGCGCCGTGGTCGCGGTGGTCGCCCTCGTGGCGGCCGTGTTCGTGAAGGAAGTGCCGCTGCGGGGAGCGGGGCCGAAGGAGGACGGCAAGCCGGACGCCCCGGCTGCCCAGCCGCCCGTCGTGGAGACCGTCTGA
- the cseB gene encoding two-component system response regulator CseB, whose amino-acid sequence MADQTHVLFVEDDDVIREATQLALERDGFVVTAMPDGLSGLEAFRADRPDIALLDVMVPGLDGVSLCRRIRDESTVPVIMLSARADSIDVVLGLEAGADDYVTKPFDGAVLVARIRAVLRRFGHAGGGRGDEPAAPASGGVLAFGDLEVDTEGMEVRRAGQPVALTPTEMRLLLEFSSAPGTVLSRDKLLERVWDYGWGGDTRVVDVHVQRLRQKIGQDRIETVRGFGYKLKA is encoded by the coding sequence ATGGCAGACCAGACCCATGTCCTGTTCGTCGAGGACGACGACGTCATCCGCGAGGCCACCCAGCTCGCCCTGGAACGGGACGGCTTCGTGGTCACCGCGATGCCCGACGGGCTCTCTGGCCTGGAGGCGTTCCGGGCGGACCGCCCCGACATCGCGCTGCTGGACGTCATGGTCCCCGGCCTCGACGGTGTCAGCCTGTGCCGCCGCATCCGCGACGAGTCGACCGTGCCGGTGATCATGCTGTCGGCGCGGGCCGACTCCATCGACGTCGTGCTGGGCCTGGAGGCGGGCGCCGACGACTATGTGACCAAGCCGTTCGACGGTGCGGTCCTGGTCGCCCGGATCCGCGCGGTGCTGCGCCGCTTCGGGCACGCGGGCGGCGGCCGAGGCGACGAGCCGGCCGCCCCGGCGAGCGGCGGCGTGCTGGCCTTCGGGGACCTGGAGGTCGACACCGAGGGCATGGAGGTCCGCCGCGCCGGACAGCCGGTGGCGCTGACGCCCACCGAGATGCGGTTGCTGCTGGAGTTCTCCTCGGCGCCGGGCACGGTGCTCTCCCGCGACAAGCTGCTGGAGCGGGTGTGGGACTACGGCTGGGGCGGGGACACCCGCGTCGTCGACGTGCATGTGCAGCGGCTGCGGCAGAAGATCGGCCAGGACCGGATCGAGACGGTCCGTGGATTCGGCTACAAGTTGAAGGCCTGA
- a CDS encoding VOC family protein produces MIKGLAISTVWVLDQDRAKEFYTQKLGLEVRTDMTMGEGGMRWLTVGSPNQPEVELTLMVPGGPAMDPESAEMLRKLVTKGALGAGVLTTDDIHGDYKKLKDRGVEFLQEPQERPYGTEALFRDDSGNWFSFTQPREGGLDMDQDWTC; encoded by the coding sequence ATGATCAAGGGTCTCGCCATCTCGACCGTCTGGGTCCTCGACCAGGACCGGGCGAAGGAGTTCTACACGCAGAAGCTGGGTCTTGAGGTCCGTACGGACATGACCATGGGCGAGGGCGGCATGCGCTGGCTCACGGTCGGCTCACCGAACCAGCCCGAGGTCGAGCTGACGCTCATGGTGCCCGGCGGGCCCGCCATGGACCCCGAGTCCGCCGAGATGCTCAGGAAGCTGGTGACCAAGGGGGCGCTCGGCGCGGGCGTGCTGACCACCGACGACATCCACGGCGACTACAAGAAGCTCAAGGACCGGGGCGTGGAGTTCCTCCAGGAGCCGCAGGAGCGTCCGTACGGCACGGAGGCGCTGTTCCGCGACGACTCGGGCAACTGGTTCTCCTTCACCCAGCCCCGCGAGGGCGGCCTCGACATGGACCAGGACTGGACCTGCTGA
- a CDS encoding SigE family RNA polymerase sigma factor has product MAQGEVLEFEEYVRTRQDALLRSARRLVPDPTDAQDLLQTALVRTYGRWETIEDKRLADAYLRRVMINTRTEWWRARKLEEVPTEQLPDASVDDATEQHADRALLMDILKVLAPKQRSVVVLRHWEQMSTEETAAALGMSAGTVKSTLHRALARLREELESRDLDARALEREERERCAA; this is encoded by the coding sequence ATGGCGCAGGGCGAGGTGCTCGAGTTCGAGGAGTACGTCCGCACCCGGCAGGACGCGCTGCTGCGCAGTGCCCGCCGCCTGGTCCCGGACCCGACGGACGCGCAGGATCTGCTGCAGACGGCGCTGGTACGGACGTACGGCCGCTGGGAGACCATCGAGGACAAGCGGCTGGCCGACGCCTATCTGCGCCGGGTGATGATCAACACCCGCACGGAGTGGTGGCGGGCGCGGAAGCTGGAGGAGGTCCCGACCGAGCAGCTCCCGGACGCCTCGGTCGACGACGCCACCGAGCAGCACGCGGACCGCGCCCTGCTGATGGACATCCTGAAGGTCCTCGCCCCCAAGCAGCGCAGTGTCGTGGTGCTGCGACACTGGGAGCAGATGTCCACGGAGGAGACGGCCGCCGCCCTCGGCATGTCGGCCGGAACGGTCAAGAGCACGCTGCACCGGGCGCTCGCCCGGCTCCGCGAGGAGCTGGAGTCCCGCGATCTGGACGCACGCGCGCTGGAGCGTGAGGAGCGGGAGCGGTGCGCGGCCTGA
- a CDS encoding A/G-specific adenine glycosylase, which yields MTAPTKPPQPIPAPADSPSGPPLGADLHSPVIDWFGEHARDLPWRRPEAGAWGVMVSEFMLQQTPVSRVLPVYEQWLERWPRPADLAKEAPGEAVRAWGRLGYPRRALRLHGAAVAITERHGGDVPADHAQLLALPGIGEYTAAAVASFAYGQRHPVLDTNVRRVFARAVTGVQYPPNATTAAERRLARALLPEDEPTAARWAAASMELGALVCTAKNESCHRCPIAARCAWRLSGKPEHDGPPRKGQTYAGTDRQVRGRLLAVLREAHGPVPQAALDRVWHEPVQRARALDGLVSDGLVEPMAGGLYRLPLT from the coding sequence ATGACTGCTCCCACGAAGCCCCCGCAGCCCATCCCCGCCCCCGCCGACTCCCCCTCCGGCCCGCCCCTCGGAGCGGACCTGCACTCCCCCGTCATCGACTGGTTCGGCGAACACGCCCGTGACCTGCCGTGGCGGCGTCCCGAGGCCGGGGCGTGGGGGGTGATGGTCAGTGAGTTCATGCTGCAGCAGACGCCGGTGAGCCGCGTCCTGCCCGTCTACGAGCAGTGGCTGGAGCGCTGGCCGCGCCCCGCCGACCTGGCCAAGGAGGCGCCCGGCGAGGCCGTCCGCGCCTGGGGCCGGCTCGGCTACCCGCGCCGCGCGCTGCGGCTGCACGGCGCCGCCGTCGCCATAACGGAACGGCACGGCGGTGACGTACCGGCCGACCACGCCCAGCTGCTGGCGCTGCCGGGCATCGGTGAGTACACGGCCGCCGCCGTCGCCTCCTTCGCCTACGGGCAGCGGCACCCGGTGCTGGACACCAACGTGCGCCGGGTCTTCGCCCGTGCGGTCACCGGCGTGCAGTACCCGCCGAACGCCACCACCGCCGCCGAGCGCAGGCTGGCCCGCGCGCTGCTGCCCGAGGACGAGCCGACCGCCGCCCGCTGGGCCGCCGCCTCCATGGAGCTGGGCGCGCTGGTGTGCACGGCGAAGAACGAGTCGTGTCACCGCTGCCCGATCGCCGCGCGGTGCGCCTGGCGGCTTTCGGGCAAGCCGGAGCACGACGGTCCGCCGCGCAAGGGCCAGACCTACGCGGGCACCGACCGGCAGGTGCGCGGGCGGCTGCTCGCCGTGCTGCGGGAGGCGCACGGGCCCGTTCCGCAGGCCGCTCTGGACCGGGTGTGGCACGAGCCGGTGCAGCGGGCCCGCGCCCTCGACGGTCTCGTCTCCGACGGTCTGGTGGAGCCCATGGCAGGCGGTCTGTACCGGCTGCCGCTGACCTGA
- a CDS encoding M23 family metallopeptidase has protein sequence MSQRVTSRSSRTSQLRTRATVLAAGLGVSVALGAGVASAADTTAASGAASAVQAQAAAQAKAAKAEAVKAEKAAKAAAAKKAAEKKAAVAKAAAKKAAPSWVDPVKKYKLSASFAQNGGMWQSTHSGQDFAVPSGTQVVATHGGTVVKAGGNGAGDGPAYGNAVVIKHGNGTYSQYAHLSKVTVHVGQIVKTGQEIAKSGNTGNSSGPHLHFEIRTTPNYGSAVDPVKFLRAKGVTV, from the coding sequence ATGTCCCAGCGCGTCACGTCCCGTTCTTCCCGTACGTCCCAGCTCCGCACCCGTGCGACCGTGCTGGCCGCCGGCCTTGGTGTCTCGGTCGCACTGGGAGCCGGGGTCGCGTCCGCCGCCGACACCACGGCCGCGTCCGGTGCCGCCAGTGCCGTCCAGGCGCAGGCCGCCGCCCAGGCCAAGGCCGCCAAGGCCGAGGCCGTGAAGGCCGAGAAGGCCGCCAAGGCCGCCGCCGCGAAGAAGGCCGCCGAGAAGAAGGCCGCTGTCGCGAAGGCGGCCGCCAAGAAGGCCGCGCCGTCCTGGGTCGACCCGGTGAAGAAGTACAAGCTCTCCGCGTCCTTCGCCCAGAACGGCGGCATGTGGCAGTCCACCCACAGCGGTCAGGACTTCGCCGTGCCGAGCGGCACCCAGGTCGTCGCCACCCACGGCGGCACCGTGGTCAAGGCCGGCGGCAACGGCGCCGGTGACGGTCCCGCGTACGGCAACGCCGTCGTGATCAAGCACGGCAACGGCACGTACTCCCAGTACGCCCACCTGTCGAAGGTCACGGTGCACGTCGGCCAGATCGTCAAGACCGGCCAGGAGATCGCCAAGTCCGGCAACACCGGCAACTCCAGCGGCCCGCACCTGCACTTCGAGATCCGCACGACCCCGAACTACGGCTCGGCGGTCGACCCGGTGAAGTTCCTGCGCGCCAAGGGCGTGACGGTCTGA
- a CDS encoding sensor histidine kinase — translation MEPPGPASLARGVLLWAAFAVPALTADRIGLNEPRSGWQQAAGVAVLAVAVAVSRRLPPVAFVLVAALSMTATPALFTVSYGPALGVCALLLGLRAGQARPAVLCFAAVGCAGTARIVLTGVDPAPEWLVMTGTLLFGCVFPWLGGRYWRQSRELAEAGWLRAARLEDEAGLAEERARLRERARIAQDMHDSLGHELSLIALRAGALQVAPGLGDEHRAAAADLRAAAADATDRLQRIIGVLREDDDEPVPLSPAGETLEQLVARAAESGLPVRWEPGGRDPAAGPHSSGPGEVAERLLHRVVREALTNAARHAPGAPVVVAVTGCAAGTSVTVTNGRPTQDGSRPSGGGTGLLGLRAAVASVGGEFEAGAHGEGFRVRAYVPGQPVAARTPRPARAPFTHARRRVAAGLGTAAGVGVVLVGAAFGWYAYAETHSVLEPAAYAKLRVGAPVAEVERVLPERDVNDPPEERAPAPPDGADCRYYRASGELFVSVAHFRLCFDAGRLVAKDVVPGVGLSGEGREEYEEFAR, via the coding sequence ATGGAACCTCCCGGCCCGGCCTCGCTCGCCCGTGGCGTCCTCCTCTGGGCCGCCTTCGCCGTCCCGGCGCTCACGGCGGACCGGATCGGGCTGAACGAGCCGCGGTCTGGCTGGCAGCAGGCGGCCGGTGTGGCCGTGCTGGCCGTGGCCGTCGCCGTGTCCCGGCGGCTGCCGCCGGTCGCCTTCGTGCTGGTGGCCGCCCTGAGCATGACCGCCACCCCGGCCCTGTTCACCGTCTCCTACGGTCCCGCCCTCGGCGTGTGCGCGCTGCTGCTCGGGCTGCGGGCGGGCCAGGCGCGCCCCGCAGTGCTGTGCTTCGCCGCTGTCGGCTGCGCGGGGACCGCACGGATCGTGCTCACCGGCGTGGACCCGGCCCCCGAGTGGCTCGTCATGACGGGCACGCTGCTCTTCGGCTGTGTCTTCCCCTGGCTCGGCGGGCGCTACTGGCGGCAGAGCCGCGAGCTGGCCGAGGCGGGATGGCTGCGCGCCGCCAGGCTGGAGGACGAGGCCGGCCTCGCCGAGGAGCGCGCACGGCTGCGCGAACGGGCCCGGATCGCCCAGGACATGCACGACTCCCTCGGCCACGAGCTGAGCCTCATCGCCCTGCGTGCCGGCGCCCTCCAGGTCGCTCCCGGCCTCGGCGACGAACACCGGGCGGCGGCGGCCGACCTGCGCGCGGCCGCCGCCGACGCCACCGACCGGCTGCAGCGCATCATCGGCGTCCTGCGCGAGGACGACGACGAGCCGGTGCCGCTGTCCCCGGCCGGCGAGACCCTGGAGCAATTGGTCGCCCGCGCCGCCGAGTCTGGCCTCCCGGTGCGCTGGGAGCCGGGCGGACGGGACCCGGCCGCGGGCCCGCACTCCTCCGGTCCCGGCGAGGTCGCCGAGCGGTTGCTGCACCGCGTGGTCCGGGAGGCGCTGACCAACGCGGCACGGCACGCACCGGGCGCCCCCGTGGTCGTGGCGGTCACCGGATGCGCGGCGGGCACCTCCGTCACCGTCACCAATGGCCGCCCGACACAGGACGGTTCCCGGCCCTCGGGAGGCGGCACGGGCCTGCTCGGGCTGCGGGCGGCGGTGGCGTCCGTCGGCGGCGAGTTCGAGGCCGGTGCGCATGGGGAGGGCTTCCGGGTCCGGGCGTACGTCCCTGGGCAGCCGGTCGCGGCCAGGACCCCGCGCCCGGCCCGGGCGCCGTTCACGCACGCCCGCCGCCGGGTCGCCGCCGGCCTCGGCACCGCGGCCGGCGTGGGCGTGGTGCTCGTCGGCGCCGCCTTCGGCTGGTACGCGTATGCCGAGACCCACTCGGTGCTCGAACCCGCCGCGTACGCGAAGCTCCGCGTGGGCGCTCCGGTCGCCGAGGTCGAGCGGGTGCTGCCCGAGCGCGACGTCAACGACCCGCCCGAGGAGCGGGCCCCGGCCCCGCCCGACGGAGCCGACTGCCGCTACTACCGCGCGAGCGGGGAACTCTTCGTCTCCGTCGCGCACTTCAGACTTTGCTTCGACGCCGGACGGCTGGTCGCCAAGGACGTGGTCCCCGGCGTCGGCCTGTCCGGCGAAGGCCGGGAAGAGTACGAGGAGTTCGCACGATGA
- a CDS encoding TetR/AcrR family transcriptional regulator — protein MGGTMDGTRQRRRGDTRRRIQDVALELFAEQGYEKTSLREIAECLEVTKAALYYHFKTKEEILVSIFEDLTQPIEDLIEWGRQQPHTLATKQEIVRRYAAALAEAAPLFRFMHENQATVRDLRIGESFKARIHSLRDIIVDPDAALVDQVRYASAIFTLHAGMFLLQDMGDDPEEKNKAVLEVATDLVAQAHRGAGGS, from the coding sequence ATGGGCGGCACCATGGACGGCACCAGGCAGCGGCGCCGCGGGGACACCCGCCGGCGCATCCAGGACGTGGCCCTCGAACTCTTCGCGGAGCAGGGCTACGAGAAGACCTCCCTGCGCGAGATCGCCGAGTGCCTGGAGGTCACCAAAGCGGCGCTCTACTACCACTTCAAGACGAAGGAAGAGATCCTCGTCAGCATCTTCGAGGACCTCACCCAGCCGATCGAGGACCTGATCGAGTGGGGCCGGCAGCAGCCGCACACCCTGGCCACCAAGCAGGAGATCGTCCGCCGCTACGCCGCAGCGCTCGCCGAGGCGGCGCCGTTGTTCCGCTTCATGCACGAGAACCAGGCGACGGTCCGGGACCTGCGGATCGGCGAGTCCTTCAAGGCGCGCATCCACAGCCTGCGCGACATCATCGTCGACCCGGACGCCGCCCTGGTCGACCAGGTCCGCTACGCCAGCGCGATCTTCACGCTGCACGCCGGCATGTTCCTGCTCCAGGACATGGGAGACGACCCCGAGGAGAAGAACAAAGCCGTCCTCGAGGTCGCCACGGACCTGGTGGCCCAGGCCCACCGGGGAGCCGGGGGCTCCTAG
- a CDS encoding response regulator transcription factor encodes MSTGDTSGAPIRVLLADDEAMVRAGVRAILGSGGETEVVAEAGDGREAVELARAHRPDVALLDIRMPRLDGLAAAEEIVRTVPGTAVAMLTTFSEGAYVTRALGGGVTGFLLKSGDPYELIAGVRAVAAGAAFLSPKVARYVIDEGLGGGRLTREARARARVTALSPREREVLGLVGAGLSNPEIAARLHLVEGTVKAYVSAVLERLGVRNRVQAAIVAYEAGLVEQ; translated from the coding sequence ATGAGTACCGGAGACACGAGCGGGGCGCCGATCCGCGTGCTGCTGGCCGACGACGAGGCGATGGTCCGGGCCGGCGTGCGCGCCATCCTGGGCAGCGGCGGCGAGACGGAGGTCGTCGCCGAGGCGGGCGACGGACGCGAGGCGGTGGAACTGGCCCGCGCCCACCGCCCGGACGTGGCCCTGCTCGACATCCGCATGCCGCGCCTGGACGGTCTCGCGGCGGCGGAGGAGATCGTACGGACCGTGCCCGGCACGGCCGTCGCGATGCTCACCACCTTCTCCGAGGGCGCCTATGTGACCCGCGCCCTGGGCGGCGGCGTCACCGGGTTCCTGCTGAAGTCCGGGGATCCGTACGAACTCATCGCGGGGGTACGGGCGGTGGCCGCCGGCGCCGCGTTCCTCTCGCCCAAGGTGGCCCGGTACGTCATCGACGAGGGCCTCGGCGGCGGCCGCCTCACCCGTGAGGCGCGGGCACGCGCGCGGGTAACCGCTCTGAGTCCCCGCGAGCGCGAGGTGCTCGGCCTGGTCGGCGCGGGCCTGTCCAACCCGGAGATCGCCGCCCGCCTGCATCTCGTCGAGGGCACGGTGAAGGCGTACGTGAGCGCGGTCCTGGAGCGGCTGGGTGTCCGCAACCGGGTGCAGGCGGCGATCGTCGCGTACGAGGCGGGTCTGGTGGAGCAGTGA
- the cseC gene encoding two-component system sensor histidine kinase CseC, giving the protein MRGHFRRLVAAGLERAGIRTGLRWKLSAAIALVGALVAVALSLVVHNAARVSMLDNARDLADERIMIAQRNFELSGRMNFPNTKINDPDLPHALRERVEAGQRATYVADRPGDVPDIWAAVPLKNGQVMSLHSGFTDRSSDILQDLDQALLIGSIAVVLGGSALGVLIGGHLSRRLRKAAIAAGQLAGGETDVRVRDAMGGVVRDETDDLASAVDAMADALRQRIEAERRVTADIAHELRTPVTGLLTAAELLPPGRPTELVLDRAKAMRTLVEDVLEVARLDGASERAELQDIMLGEFVARRVAAKDPAIEVRIVHESEVTTDPRRLERVLFNLLANAARHGKPPVEVSVEGRVIRVRDHGPGFPEDLLAEGPSRFRTGSKDRAGHGHGLGLTIAAGQARVLGARLTFRNVRTPGTPEHLPAEGAVAVLWLPEHAPTNTGSYPMLPGS; this is encoded by the coding sequence ATGAGGGGGCACTTCCGGCGCCTGGTCGCCGCGGGCTTGGAGCGTGCGGGCATCCGTACGGGCCTCAGATGGAAGCTGAGCGCGGCCATCGCACTGGTGGGTGCGCTGGTGGCGGTCGCGCTGAGCCTCGTCGTGCACAACGCCGCCCGGGTCTCGATGCTGGACAACGCGCGTGACCTCGCCGACGAGCGGATCATGATCGCCCAGCGCAACTTCGAGCTGTCCGGGCGGATGAACTTCCCCAACACCAAGATCAACGACCCGGATCTGCCGCATGCGCTGCGGGAGCGGGTCGAGGCGGGCCAGCGGGCGACGTACGTGGCCGACCGGCCGGGTGACGTGCCCGACATATGGGCCGCCGTGCCCCTGAAGAACGGGCAGGTGATGTCCCTGCACTCGGGCTTCACCGACCGCAGCTCCGACATCCTTCAGGACCTCGACCAGGCCCTGCTCATCGGGTCCATCGCGGTCGTCCTCGGCGGCAGCGCGCTCGGGGTGCTGATCGGCGGGCACCTCTCTCGGCGGCTGCGCAAGGCGGCCATCGCGGCGGGCCAGCTCGCGGGCGGCGAGACGGACGTGCGGGTGCGGGACGCCATGGGCGGGGTCGTGCGGGACGAGACGGACGACCTGGCGAGCGCGGTGGACGCCATGGCGGACGCGCTGCGGCAGCGCATCGAGGCCGAGCGGCGGGTGACCGCCGACATCGCGCACGAGCTGCGCACCCCGGTGACCGGGCTGCTCACCGCCGCGGAACTGCTGCCCCCCGGACGCCCGACCGAGCTGGTGCTGGACCGGGCCAAGGCCATGCGCACGCTGGTCGAGGACGTGCTGGAGGTGGCCCGCCTCGACGGGGCCTCCGAGCGGGCGGAGCTGCAGGACATCATGCTCGGCGAGTTCGTCGCCCGGCGGGTGGCGGCCAAGGACCCGGCCATCGAGGTGCGCATCGTGCACGAGTCGGAGGTCACCACCGACCCGCGCCGCCTGGAGCGCGTGCTGTTCAATCTCCTGGCCAACGCGGCCCGGCACGGCAAGCCGCCCGTCGAGGTCAGCGTCGAGGGCCGGGTCATCCGCGTGCGCGACCACGGCCCGGGCTTCCCCGAGGACCTGCTCGCCGAGGGGCCGAGCCGCTTCCGCACCGGCAGCAAGGACCGCGCCGGGCACGGCCACGGACTCGGCCTGACCATCGCGGCCGGGCAGGCCCGGGTACTGGGAGCCCGGCTGACCTTCCGCAACGTCCGCACCCCGGGGACGCCGGAGCATCTTCCGGCCGAGGGGGCGGTCGCCGTGCTGTGGCTGCCGGAACACGCGCCGACGAACACGGGGAGCTACCCGATGCTGCCGGGGTCGTGA
- a CDS encoding helix-turn-helix transcriptional regulator, with amino-acid sequence MDKTRQIRLAKDAMDRDWADPGLDLDTVAAHAGYSRYHFIRAFKEAYGETPGQYLTHRRIERAEDLLRTANLSVTEICHLVGFSSVGTFSARFKTWTGLTPSEYRTKHVGRGAALIPGCYAMLWAGGFRSAPGAGKQNPSGEAQQRNSGEAG; translated from the coding sequence ATGGACAAGACGCGCCAGATCCGGCTCGCCAAGGACGCCATGGACCGGGACTGGGCCGACCCCGGGCTCGACCTGGACACCGTGGCCGCGCACGCCGGGTACTCGCGCTACCACTTCATCCGCGCCTTCAAGGAGGCGTACGGCGAGACCCCCGGCCAGTACCTCACGCACCGCCGCATAGAACGCGCCGAGGACCTGCTGCGCACGGCGAACCTGTCGGTGACGGAGATCTGCCACCTGGTCGGCTTCAGCAGCGTCGGCACCTTCTCGGCCCGCTTCAAGACCTGGACCGGCCTGACCCCCAGCGAGTACCGGACGAAACACGTGGGCCGGGGCGCCGCCCTCATACCCGGCTGCTACGCCATGCTCTGGGCCGGCGGTTTCCGCTCCGCGCCCGGCGCCGGCAAGCAGAACCCTTCCGGAGAGGCGCAGCAGCGCAATTCCGGAGAAGCGGGCTGA